From a single Eleginops maclovinus isolate JMC-PN-2008 ecotype Puerto Natales chromosome 18, JC_Emac_rtc_rv5, whole genome shotgun sequence genomic region:
- the LOC134879936 gene encoding olfactory receptor 10A6-like — protein MSNSTSLTVSYFILGAYLHVGYLRYLYFMITALLYIVIVVANTALIVVICVNRSLHEPMYLFLCSLFVNELYGSTGLFPFLLLQILSDIHTVSAPLCFLQIFCLYTYGGIEFCNLAVMSYDRYLAICYPLQYNTRMTSHKAAIFIILVWLYCFVKFLITLSLNLRLTLCGNTINSLNCNNYLVVKLACSDTQVNNIYGLFSIVLSVVVPVLPILFSYIRILRVCFSGSKQTRQKAVSTCTPHLVSLLNFSFGCSFEILQSRFDMSGVPSVLRIILSLYFLLMQPLMNPVMYGLQMSRIRNICKHVLCY, from the coding sequence ATGTCCAACTCAACTTCACTAACTGTGTCCTATTTCATTCTTGGAGCTTACTTGCATGTTGGatatttgaggtacttgtacttcatgATAACTGCGTTGTTGTACATTGTGATTGTTGTGGCCAACACGGCTCTGATTGTGGTGATCTGTGTGAACAGGAGCTTACATGAACCTATGTACCTGTTTCTGTGCAGCCTGTTTGTAAATGAACTGTATGGTAGTACAGGGTTGTTTCCATTCCTTCTGCTTCAGATCCTCTCTGACATTCACACTGTTTCTGCTCCGCTCTGCTTCCTGCAGATCTTCTGCTTGTACACTTATGGAGGAATAGAGTTTTGTAATTTAGCCGTCATGTCTTATGACCGCTATCTGGCTATCTGTTATCCTCTGCAATATAACACACGTATGACTTCTCACAAGGCTGCTATCTTCATCATTCTGGTTTGGTTGTACTGTTTTGTGAAATTCTTGATCACTTTATCTTTAAACCTCCGTTTGACACTGTGTGGAAACACCATTAACAGTTTGAACTGTAACAACTACCTTGTTGTGAAGCTGGCATGTTCTGATACTCAGGTGAATAACATTTATGGACTTTTTTCCATTGTTCTGTCAGTCGTAGTCCCTGTGCTTCCAATCCTTTTCTCCTACATCAGGATCCtcagagtgtgtttctctggctCCAAACAGACGAGACAGAAAGCTGTCAGTACCTGCACACCTCACCTTGTTTCCCTGCTCAACTTTTCTTTTGGCTGCAGCTTTGAAATACTTCAGAGTAGGTTTGATATGAGCGGTGTTCCCAGTGTGCTGCGTATTATTCTGTCACTGTATTTTCTCCTCATGCAGCCACTGATGAATCCTGTCATGTACGGACTGCAGATGTCCAGAATACGAAACATCTGTAAACATGTCCTCTGTTATTAA
- the LOC134879933 gene encoding olfactory receptor 52N2-like, with amino-acid sequence MSNSTSLTVSYFILGAYLHVGYLRYLYFMITALLYIVIVVANTALIVVICVNRSLHEPMYLFLCSLFVNELYGSTGLFPFLLLQILSDIHTVSAPLCFLQVFSLFSYGNIEFYNLTVMSYDRYLAICYPLQYNTRMTSNKAAVFIALTWIFSLVHVVIMISLSASLQLCGNIISKVYCDNYSIVKLACSDTTVNNVYGLVYTFSIIVALIVVMFFSYIRILRVCFSGSKQTRQKAFSTCTPHLAALLNFSFGAFFEITQSRFDMSSVPNLLRIFLSLYFITFPPLFNPLIYGLNLTKIRIICKSLLFGKV; translated from the coding sequence ATGTCCAACTCAACTTCACTAACTGTGTCCTATTTCATTCTTGGAGCTTACTTGCATGTTGGatatttgaggtacttgtacttcatgATAACTGCATTGTTGTACATTGTGATTGTTGTTGCCAACACGGCTCTGATTGTGGTGATCTGTGTGAACAGGAGCTTACATGAACCTATGTACCTGTTTCTGTGCAGCCTGTTTGTAAATGAACTGTATGGTAGTACAGGGTTGTTTCCATTCCTTCTGCTTCAGATCCTCTCTGACATTCACACTGTTTCTGCTCCGCTCTGCTTCCTGCAGgtcttctctctgttctcttatGGAAATATAGAGTTTTATAATTTAACCGTCATGTCTTATGACCGATATCTGGCTATCTGTTATCCTCTGCAATATAACACACGTATGACTTCTAACAAGGCTGCCGTGTTTATTGCTCTAACGTGGATTTTCTCCCTTGTTCATGTAGTTATCATGATATCTCTGAGtgcctctctgcagctgtgtgggaACATCATCAGCAAAGTGTACTGTGATAACTACTCCATTGTTAAGCTGGCCTGCTCTGACACTACAGTCAATAATGTGTATGGACTTGTTTATACGTTTTCTATTATAGTTGCTCTTATAGTTGTAATGTTTTTCTCCTACATCAGGATCCtcagagtgtgtttctctggctCCAAACAGACGAGACAGAAAGCTTTCAGTACCTGCACACCTCACCTGGCTGCTCTGCTTAACTTCTCCTTCGGGGCTTTTTTTGAAATAACACAGAGCAGGTTTGATATGAGCAGTGTTCCCAACTTGTTGCGTATTTTTTTATCTCTGTACTTCATCACTTTCCCACCGCTCTTCAACCCTTTAATATATGGACTGAATTTAACAAAAATCCGCATCATCTGTAAAAGTCTTCTCTTTGGGAAAGTGTAA